The Crocosphaera sp. UHCC 0190 DNA window TCAAATGCCTCTGCACTTACTATATCTAATGATAGTGTTACTGATATTACAGCTGCCGATATCGGACAATCTTTCACGGTAAAATTTAACGGTAATGTTGCGACTCAAGATGTGGCAGGACTGACATCAGAAGCTACTTTTACCCTGGTTAATTTTAACAATAGTGGGGCACTCTTCAGTATTGCACTGACCAACACATCTTCGGGTGGAATTGGTTCAAGAGTATCCAGTCTAGGATTTAATACCGATCCTGTGCTAACAGGTGCTACCTCCACTGGTATTTTTGACATTGCTGTTCGTAATGGTGCTTATCCTAATGGATTCGGTCCAATTGGTGTTTGCTTCAAAGCTGGTGGAGGCACTAGCAACTGTCAAGGTGGCGGTGGTGGTGGTGTTCCTACTGGTAATACAGGTAACTTCACCGTTGCTCTTAACTTTGCACCAGGAGCCTTAATGCCCCCATCTTCCCTTTCATTATCTAACTTTGGTGTTCGTTACCAAAGCATTACTGGAACTAACCTTGGAAACAGTGGCACTGGGACTGGTACTCCCGTTCCCGAACCCCTTACCATACTTGGTGCAAGTGCTGCGGTTGGATTTGGTGGTGCCTTCAAGCGCAAATTAGCTCAAGCCAAAAAGAAGGACAAAAACGCTTAATTTTCCATAATTTCAGATCAAACCTTTTAGTGTGTTGCAGGCCGCTAGGCCTGTATTTTTTTCGGTTAATTTTTTCCCTTTTTCCTGACTAAAACGCATTTTAAATGCGTTTTAGCTTTCTCAGGTTATTCTGCTTCCACCATCGAAAAGAACCCAGGAACCCGGCCCGCTGCGGTAGATCCATCTTTCTGAGAAAGGATCACCGCACCAATCTGATCACTC harbors:
- a CDS encoding cistern family PEP-CTERM protein — its product is MKNATSTLIGTSLLAAGLAIGMTSNASALTISNDSVTDITAADIGQSFTVKFNGNVATQDVAGLTSEATFTLVNFNNSGALFSIALTNTSSGGIGSRVSSLGFNTDPVLTGATSTGIFDIAVRNGAYPNGFGPIGVCFKAGGGTSNCQGGGGGGVPTGNTGNFTVALNFAPGALMPPSSLSLSNFGVRYQSITGTNLGNSGTGTGTPVPEPLTILGASAAVGFGGAFKRKLAQAKKKDKNA